One genomic region from Fictibacillus marinisediminis encodes:
- a CDS encoding YIP1 family protein, which translates to MPGEVHILKSLVQPREQFGYFRRFNRAEGFFLRFLMICILSAFMTAISYFLSAEHLLNMPIVKEVKLTETKLQASKYLLMVAGGLIGFITPAVVITLMSIVFLPFFREVGFKKLFVLQSIVYCVFLISALIKLPFQGMLHTNEVLSPLSLGVIANYMTNNAFIISLFGFISLFTVWAFYLTYTGLKQASYKSKTYIIAAVSLLYIGFILLSSLTYAMQYGQLTL; encoded by the coding sequence TTGCCGGGTGAAGTGCATATTTTAAAAAGTCTGGTTCAGCCCAGGGAGCAATTTGGTTATTTCCGCCGGTTTAACAGAGCGGAAGGATTTTTTCTGCGGTTTTTGATGATCTGTATCTTAAGTGCCTTTATGACTGCGATCAGTTATTTTCTTTCAGCAGAACATCTGCTGAATATGCCGATTGTAAAAGAAGTGAAATTAACAGAAACCAAACTGCAGGCAAGCAAATATTTATTAATGGTGGCAGGGGGCTTGATCGGCTTTATAACGCCTGCTGTTGTTATAACTTTGATGTCGATTGTTTTTCTTCCCTTCTTTAGAGAGGTTGGTTTTAAGAAACTCTTTGTGCTTCAATCGATTGTTTATTGTGTTTTCTTAATTTCCGCCCTCATTAAGCTTCCGTTTCAAGGGATGCTTCATACGAATGAAGTACTCAGCCCGTTAAGTCTTGGAGTCATCGCCAATTACATGACCAATAACGCGTTTATCATATCCCTTTTTGGATTTATATCGCTATTTACCGTTTGGGCGTTCTATTTAACGTATACCGGATTAAAACAGGCGAGCTATAAATCGAAGACCTATATCATTGCTGCTGTATCGCTTTTATACATAGGGTTCATACTGTTGTCCTCACTGACCTATGCAATGCAATATGGCCAGCTTACTTTATAA
- a CDS encoding efflux RND transporter periplasmic adaptor subunit translates to MNKKNIFLGIGVFSVLLLALNGWIFSKDKSAFARVQNVHLAPAKVMDIKRTVMAKGVVVPAENEAFYVQDRLGYVKVMEVKAGDEVTPGTVLFTYENPELEEEVRSLEQKKEETAVKETYYKDLQTKLQAQADALGTDKKEETKKNQLEKEQAKAKMESELAAARNSSIDEQLTKLAEEKENLSIKSNTQGVVKSVNQGASEGSMPIVEIVSKDDVQIKGNLTEEDSLIVEAGENVVILSPAMEDKQWKGTVSQFQDAKKGNEGSAFPFTVKMDQANNLKIGQHLQLKLKPVIREKAVVIPMSSLIKSKGKPFVYTVQEGYLKKWAVRTGLAYGKWIEIKAGIRPEDKVVSDPTSYLTENTEVNVPTKKAKDSKKDAPH, encoded by the coding sequence GTGAACAAAAAAAATATTTTTTTAGGAATTGGAGTGTTCTCCGTTCTATTACTGGCATTGAATGGCTGGATTTTCTCGAAAGACAAAAGTGCATTTGCCAGAGTCCAGAATGTTCACCTTGCGCCTGCAAAGGTGATGGATATTAAACGGACAGTCATGGCAAAAGGTGTTGTCGTTCCGGCAGAAAATGAAGCATTCTATGTCCAGGATAGGCTAGGATATGTTAAAGTGATGGAAGTAAAAGCAGGAGACGAAGTTACACCTGGCACTGTCCTTTTTACATATGAGAATCCGGAGCTTGAGGAAGAAGTCCGCAGCCTGGAACAGAAAAAGGAAGAAACTGCAGTAAAAGAAACGTATTATAAAGATCTGCAAACAAAGCTTCAGGCACAGGCTGATGCGCTTGGTACAGATAAAAAAGAAGAAACAAAGAAGAACCAGCTTGAAAAAGAACAGGCGAAAGCAAAAATGGAAAGTGAACTGGCCGCTGCAAGGAACTCTTCCATCGATGAGCAGCTTACAAAGCTTGCTGAAGAAAAAGAAAACTTATCCATTAAGAGCAATACTCAGGGAGTAGTGAAGAGCGTCAATCAAGGCGCCTCTGAGGGAAGTATGCCGATCGTAGAGATCGTTTCCAAAGATGATGTTCAGATTAAAGGAAATCTGACAGAAGAAGATTCCCTGATCGTAGAGGCAGGTGAAAATGTGGTCATCCTTTCTCCCGCTATGGAAGACAAGCAGTGGAAAGGAACTGTTTCACAATTTCAAGATGCCAAGAAAGGCAATGAAGGATCAGCTTTTCCTTTTACGGTAAAAATGGATCAGGCGAATAACTTAAAGATTGGACAGCATCTGCAGCTGAAGTTGAAACCTGTTATTAGAGAAAAAGCTGTTGTCATCCCAATGTCATCCCTTATAAAAAGCAAAGGAAAGCCATTTGTTTACACGGTGCAAGAAGGATACTTAAAGAAATGGGCAGTACGCACAGGTTTAGCGTACGGGAAATGGATAGAGATTAAAGCAGGAATCCGCCCGGAGGATAAAGTTGTCTCAGACCCAACGTCATACTTGACGGAAAATACGGAAGTCAACGTTCCTACGAAAAAAGCTAAGGACAGCAAAAAGGATGCCCCTCATTAA